One segment of Luteolibacter rhizosphaerae DNA contains the following:
- a CDS encoding Amuc_1098 family type IV pilus outer membrane protein → MPISDRYHAITSRARLLAIAPLTCLLLAQPLAAQTRSALAEAELQRRANNAQEAQELLKKGDESYEAGRWKDAVAAYTGARELLPDAPATATLRDAATERLVQASVELARQERRFGDVEGAKETVAKVLDSSVAPGDTSAAQVEDELNDPIRTNPAATLEHGKDVEQVRMLLYKAEGYKNLGEFRKAGLTFEDVLRIDPTNKAARRGMEQVTNIRTDYYRAAHDHFRSEMLADVDKAWELQVRPTISIPDAIGPADNGVADERMLISNKLDRLILPSVDFEGTNIQEALDYLRAQSIKLDTFETDPARKGVNFVLDLGAADSEAAKGVMATPINISLRNVPMSQVLSYIGEITRTTYAPQQFAVVVHALGAKSAEMVTRTYRVPPDFLSSGGAAAGGEGELDPFAEDKPGEGLLTRKMDAITVLKGLGVTFPEGSTAVFNPGNSTLRVINTIDNHSLVEQAVDQAQNTQPTMVTVQVRMIKTQERTLKELGFDWLLSDFRLGGDGLTPGIPVGHLSGGTQNPANLADVALPPGEYFRNALTAGNRSGTEAITGDAIDARILQQQLGFAPGAARAPGVLWANGILNNTNLTMLMRGLDQKKGVDFVVSPSTVTRSGQQSTIEIIREFIYPEEYEPPELPNTVGGGDDIIDLDTGDIFTEPAPLVPITPATPTSFTKRDVGVVLDVLPTVSGDRHYVDIALKPSLTDFDGFINYGTPITSAAPGGIAGNLGITPASTVVLTSNEILMPVFSVMKTETNLTIQDGHTLVIGGMMESRVQAFEDKTKFFGDIPVIGRMFQNEGYAPVRTAIVFLVTVKVLDPSGETPRGN, encoded by the coding sequence ATGCCGATCTCCGATCGTTACCACGCCATCACATCTCGCGCCCGCCTTTTGGCCATCGCGCCGCTGACCTGTCTCCTGCTCGCGCAACCGCTTGCAGCCCAGACCCGCTCGGCACTTGCGGAAGCCGAATTGCAGCGCCGCGCGAACAACGCGCAGGAAGCTCAGGAACTACTCAAGAAAGGCGACGAGTCTTACGAGGCGGGTCGCTGGAAAGATGCGGTCGCCGCCTACACCGGTGCCCGCGAGTTGCTCCCGGATGCCCCGGCCACGGCCACCCTGCGGGACGCCGCCACCGAGCGCCTCGTCCAAGCCTCCGTGGAGCTTGCCCGCCAGGAGCGCCGCTTCGGCGATGTCGAGGGGGCGAAGGAAACCGTCGCCAAGGTGCTCGATTCCTCGGTCGCTCCCGGGGACACCTCCGCCGCGCAGGTGGAGGACGAGCTCAATGACCCGATCCGCACCAATCCGGCCGCCACGCTCGAGCATGGCAAGGATGTGGAGCAGGTCCGCATGCTTCTCTACAAGGCCGAGGGCTACAAGAATCTCGGCGAATTCCGCAAGGCCGGCCTCACCTTCGAGGATGTCCTCCGCATCGACCCGACCAACAAGGCCGCTCGCCGCGGCATGGAGCAGGTCACCAATATCCGCACCGACTACTACCGGGCCGCGCACGATCACTTCCGCTCGGAGATGTTGGCTGATGTGGACAAGGCTTGGGAGCTTCAGGTCCGTCCCACCATTTCCATTCCGGATGCCATCGGTCCCGCCGACAACGGCGTGGCGGACGAGCGCATGCTGATCTCGAACAAGCTCGACCGTTTGATCCTGCCCTCGGTGGATTTCGAGGGCACCAATATCCAGGAGGCGCTGGACTACCTCCGTGCGCAATCGATCAAGCTGGACACCTTTGAAACCGATCCGGCGCGGAAGGGCGTCAACTTCGTGCTCGATCTGGGTGCCGCGGATTCCGAGGCGGCCAAGGGCGTGATGGCCACACCCATCAACATCTCCCTGCGGAACGTGCCGATGTCGCAGGTTCTCTCTTACATCGGCGAGATCACCCGCACCACTTATGCGCCGCAGCAGTTCGCCGTGGTGGTTCACGCCTTGGGTGCCAAGTCGGCCGAAATGGTCACCCGCACCTACCGCGTGCCGCCGGATTTCCTCAGCAGCGGTGGAGCCGCTGCCGGGGGGGAGGGCGAGCTCGATCCCTTCGCGGAAGACAAGCCCGGCGAGGGCCTGCTCACCAGGAAGATGGATGCGATCACCGTGCTGAAGGGCCTCGGCGTGACCTTTCCTGAAGGTTCGACCGCCGTCTTCAACCCGGGTAACAGCACCCTGCGCGTGATCAACACGATCGATAACCATAGCCTTGTGGAACAGGCGGTGGATCAGGCGCAGAACACCCAGCCGACCATGGTGACGGTTCAGGTGCGGATGATCAAAACCCAGGAGCGCACGCTCAAGGAGCTGGGCTTCGACTGGCTGCTGTCCGACTTCCGCCTCGGTGGTGACGGGTTGACTCCCGGGATCCCCGTCGGCCACTTGAGCGGTGGTACCCAGAACCCGGCGAATCTGGCGGATGTCGCCCTGCCGCCCGGCGAGTATTTCCGCAATGCTCTCACCGCGGGTAACCGCAGTGGCACCGAGGCCATCACCGGCGACGCGATCGACGCGCGCATCCTTCAGCAGCAGCTCGGCTTCGCGCCGGGAGCTGCGCGCGCTCCGGGTGTTCTCTGGGCGAATGGTATTCTCAACAACACGAACCTGACCATGCTCATGCGCGGTCTGGATCAGAAGAAGGGCGTGGATTTCGTGGTCAGCCCTTCCACGGTGACGCGCAGTGGTCAGCAGTCGACCATCGAGATCATCCGCGAGTTCATCTACCCCGAGGAATACGAGCCCCCGGAATTGCCGAATACCGTCGGCGGTGGGGATGATATCATCGATCTGGATACCGGCGATATCTTCACCGAACCTGCTCCCTTGGTGCCGATCACTCCGGCGACTCCGACCTCCTTCACCAAGAGGGACGTGGGCGTGGTGCTGGACGTGCTTCCCACTGTTAGCGGCGATCGCCACTATGTGGATATTGCCCTGAAGCCGAGCCTCACCGACTTTGACGGCTTCATCAACTACGGCACGCCGATCACGAGCGCTGCTCCCGGCGGTATTGCAGGGAACCTCGGCATTACGCCGGCTTCCACGGTCGTGCTGACCAGCAATGAGATCCTGATGCCGGTCTTCTCGGTGATGAAAACCGAGACGAACCTCACCATCCAGGATGGTCATACCCTCGTTATCGGCGGCATGATGGAGTCCCGCGTCCAGGCCTTCGAAGATAAGACCAAGTTCTTCGGGGACATCCCGGTCATCGGTCGCATGTTCCAGAATGAAGGTTACGCGCCGGTCCGCACGGCGATCGTGTTCCTCGTCACCGTGAAGGTGCTGGATCCCTCGGGGGAAACTCCACGCGGTAATTGA